In Rhizobium leguminosarum, a genomic segment contains:
- the panD gene encoding aspartate 1-decarboxylase, whose amino-acid sequence MRKIVAGKLHGIYVTEANLNYHGSITLDPDHCEEAGILPMEFVEIWNKSSGARISTYVILGERGSRCCILNGAAARTCQPGDQIIVCNSVYVGEDELTSLKPKILTFDETNSVRDKLSYSVSLGQDGRYKFEILDENSRALPVPALVSRQ is encoded by the coding sequence ATGAGAAAGATAGTCGCCGGCAAGCTGCACGGCATCTATGTGACGGAAGCAAACCTGAACTATCACGGATCCATCACACTCGATCCCGACCATTGCGAGGAGGCCGGGATCTTGCCGATGGAATTCGTCGAGATCTGGAACAAGAGCTCAGGCGCGAGGATTTCAACTTATGTCATTCTGGGGGAACGCGGCTCCAGATGCTGCATCCTCAATGGAGCAGCTGCTAGAACCTGCCAACCGGGCGACCAGATAATCGTTTGCAATTCAGTGTACGTCGGCGAAGACGAACTAACATCGCTGAAACCAAAGATCCTAACGTTCGACGAAACCAACAGCGTCCGTGATAAGCTGAGTTATTCAGTGAGCTTAGGCCAGGACGGCCGATATAAATTTGAGATCCTCGACGAGAATTCGAGGGCACTGCCGGTGCCGGCCTTGGTGTCACGTCAGTAG
- a CDS encoding DUF3991 and toprim domain-containing protein, which translates to MKESTRRAVKYRRSAEIIIVTHEGRGWFDPLSEAKGDAFSLVCHLDGVGFSEGAARVAALVGFIPTPVEWQKPERATRSTSVGDRWYARKSLGHGSNAWRYLCSMRALPINVVRAAVQGDLLREGPFGSVWAAHTDSCGCVVGWEERGQDWRGFASGGSKVLFRFGGCEATRLCVTEAAIDAMSLAAIEGMRDGTLYVSTGGGWSPTTEAALRELLSRQDTQLVAATDANPQGDRFADRLRGLADEIGRDWLRLRPTADDWNAVLQERRRERIKIGNGNRRAASRPPASREAAPG; encoded by the coding sequence GTGAAGGAAAGCACCCGTCGGGCGGTCAAATATCGTCGCTCTGCAGAGATCATTATCGTCACACATGAGGGCCGCGGATGGTTCGACCCGCTCAGCGAGGCCAAGGGTGACGCGTTTTCACTTGTCTGCCATCTCGACGGTGTCGGTTTCTCTGAAGGGGCCGCGCGCGTTGCGGCGTTGGTCGGCTTCATCCCCACGCCGGTAGAGTGGCAAAAACCCGAACGGGCCACACGCTCGACATCCGTCGGCGATCGTTGGTATGCCCGCAAATCTCTCGGGCACGGATCAAACGCATGGCGTTATCTGTGCTCGATGCGAGCCCTGCCGATCAACGTCGTTCGCGCCGCGGTGCAGGGAGACCTCCTGCGAGAGGGCCCTTTTGGCAGCGTGTGGGCTGCACATACCGACAGCTGCGGTTGCGTTGTTGGATGGGAAGAACGAGGTCAGGACTGGCGCGGGTTCGCGTCCGGCGGGTCCAAGGTTTTGTTCCGGTTCGGTGGATGTGAGGCGACGCGGCTTTGCGTCACGGAGGCGGCGATCGACGCGATGAGCCTCGCCGCAATCGAAGGCATGCGGGATGGCACATTATACGTCAGCACCGGCGGCGGTTGGTCACCAACCACGGAGGCCGCCCTGCGCGAACTGCTCTCCCGCCAGGACACGCAGCTGGTCGCCGCCACCGACGCCAATCCCCAAGGCGACAGGTTCGCGGATCGGCTGCGTGGTCTTGCCGACGAGATCGGACGTGACTGGCTTCGCCTCCGTCCGACGGCGGACGACTGGAACGCGGTTCTTCAGGAAAGAAGAAGGGAGAGAATAAAAATAGGAAATGGAAACAGGCGTGCCGCATCGCGCCCGCCCGCATCAAGGGAGGCTGCGCCCGGCTGA